The proteins below are encoded in one region of Campylobacter sp. CNRCH_2014_0184h:
- a CDS encoding radical SAM protein translates to MVDKKQLLENQLFQNRYIKPNISWYFSYLNGKRGIARIFKVPYAALMKKFYLKKYFEKRVLEGKVDIPYLELVLTTRCTLRCESCNNLMQYFSPSNQYACTLEGIIESLELLLSKVDSIARVRIIGGEPLLFKDLPQLIDYLDVQKKILTFSLVTNATIDFKDELMSKLKKSNKVRKITISDYKRSPNLKIPLKQESILRKLKENKIPFSMDSSGENSTWSDPEKIYKRGRSKEDIIKNYRNCQMPCVSLMTSEGLENKQLAPKGAIFVCPISSSLSRLKGLEEFDGDFLNLENSKERFFEFYSQDFYKSCDYCRDYGKPAKQIAVAIQTDKVLKLEKD, encoded by the coding sequence ATGGTAGATAAAAAACAATTATTAGAAAATCAATTATTTCAAAATAGATATATAAAGCCAAATATTTCTTGGTATTTTTCGTATTTAAATGGCAAAAGAGGAATTGCTAGAATTTTTAAAGTTCCTTATGCTGCTTTGATGAAAAAATTTTATTTGAAAAAATACTTCGAAAAGAGGGTTTTAGAGGGTAAGGTGGATATTCCTTATTTAGAATTAGTTTTAACTACAAGATGTACTTTGCGTTGTGAATCATGTAATAATTTAATGCAGTATTTTTCACCATCAAATCAATATGCTTGTACTTTAGAGGGCATTATAGAATCATTAGAGTTACTTTTATCTAAGGTAGATTCTATCGCAAGAGTTAGAATCATAGGTGGAGAACCCTTGTTGTTTAAGGATTTACCACAATTGATTGATTATTTAGATGTTCAAAAGAAAATACTAACTTTTTCTTTAGTCACTAATGCAACTATTGATTTTAAAGATGAATTGATGAGTAAGTTAAAAAAATCTAATAAAGTTAGAAAAATTACGATTTCAGATTACAAAAGATCACCAAATTTAAAAATTCCATTAAAGCAAGAAAGCATTTTAAGAAAATTAAAAGAAAATAAAATTCCATTTTCTATGGACTCTAGTGGTGAAAATTCTACTTGGAGTGATCCTGAAAAAATTTATAAACGTGGTAGAAGTAAAGAAGATATAATCAAAAATTATCGTAATTGTCAAATGCCATGTGTAAGTTTGATGACATCTGAGGGCTTAGAAAATAAACAATTAGCACCTAAAGGCGCTATTTTTGTTTGCCCTATATCAAGCTCCTTATCTCGCTTAAAAGGGCTTGAAGAATTTGATGGTGATTTTTTAAATTTAGAGAATTCTAAAGAAAGATTTTTTGAATTTTATTCTCAAGATTTTTACAAATCTTGTGATTATTGTAGAGATTATGGTAAACCAGCTAAGCAAATTGCAGTTGCAATCCAAACTGATAAGGTTTTAAAGTTAGAAAAAGACTAA
- the rsmA gene encoding 16S rRNA (adenine(1518)-N(6)/adenine(1519)-N(6))-dimethyltransferase RsmA, which translates to MIKAKKHFGQNFLCDKSVVDKIIQAIPKDTKNIVEIGPGLGDLTQELLKIPQAHIRAYEIDKDLIPILNKKFQNEIEGGNFELIHQNASDAFDQGSLSDKEYFLVANLPYYIATNLILKALEDQNCLGLIVMVQKEVAQKFCANEKESNFSALGVLCALICQRQMLFDIQPQSFNPPPKVTSAVMKLIKTTHYQQKCENIEAFKEFLRACFQNPRKQLLSNFKNKKEKILKAFEALNLSSTSRAHEISVDSYLKIYDYLKDDYERRKQNSRAKQN; encoded by the coding sequence ATGATAAAAGCAAAAAAACATTTTGGACAAAATTTTTTATGTGATAAAAGCGTGGTAGATAAAATCATCCAAGCCATACCCAAAGATACTAAAAATATAGTTGAGATTGGGCCTGGCTTAGGTGATTTAACGCAAGAACTTTTGAAAATCCCACAAGCTCATATTAGAGCTTATGAGATTGATAAAGATTTGATTCCTATTTTAAATAAAAAATTTCAAAATGAGATTGAAGGTGGAAATTTTGAGCTTATCCATCAAAATGCAAGTGATGCTTTTGATCAAGGAAGTTTAAGCGATAAAGAGTACTTTTTGGTAGCAAATTTACCATATTATATTGCTACAAATTTGATTTTAAAAGCCCTAGAAGATCAAAATTGTCTTGGGCTTATAGTAATGGTGCAAAAAGAAGTGGCACAGAAATTTTGTGCAAATGAAAAAGAAAGTAATTTTTCGGCTTTAGGGGTGCTTTGTGCATTGATATGCCAAAGACAAATGCTTTTTGATATACAACCACAAAGCTTTAATCCTCCACCAAAAGTTACTTCAGCTGTAATGAAGTTAATAAAAACTACTCATTATCAGCAAAAATGTGAAAATATAGAAGCTTTTAAAGAATTTCTTAGAGCTTGTTTTCAAAATCCTAGAAAACAACTCTTATCTAATTTTAAAAATAAAAAAGAAAAAATTTTAAAAGCATTTGAAGCACTAAATCTCTCTTCTACCTCAAGAGCTCATGAAATTAGCGTTGATTCATACCTTAAAATTTATGACTATTTAAAGGATGACTATGAGCGAAGAAAACAAAACTCAAGAGCAAAACAAAACTAA
- the rlmN gene encoding 23S rRNA (adenine(2503)-C(2))-methyltransferase RlmN — translation MSELKNILDFTKEELENLVQPKFRAKQIFEWVYKKYADDFLQMSSLPKDFRVYLQENFHFSPLKCVKDEKSKDGSIKYLFELLDGKKIEAVLLPMKEELVDENGKIIKHARYTICVSSQVGCKSGCSFCLTAKGGLKRNLTAGEIVGQILWIKKHNNIPYERRVNIVYMGMGEPLDNLKNVSKAVKILADNDALAISPRRQTISTSGLAKQIKELGEMNLGVLLAISLHAVNDELRSELMPINKAYNIASIMEAVRNFPIDQRKRVMFEYLLIDGINDKIEHAKELVKLLNGIKAKVNLILFNPHEGSLYKRPSVENAVKFQDYLSAKGVTCTIRESKGLDISAACGQLKERQSKQ, via the coding sequence TTGAGTGAATTAAAAAATATATTAGATTTTACTAAAGAAGAATTAGAAAATTTAGTCCAACCAAAATTTAGAGCAAAGCAAATTTTTGAATGGGTGTATAAAAAATATGCAGATGATTTTTTACAAATGTCGTCTTTGCCAAAAGATTTTAGAGTGTACTTGCAAGAAAATTTTCATTTTTCACCTCTAAAATGTGTGAAAGATGAAAAAAGCAAAGATGGTAGTATAAAATATCTTTTTGAACTTTTAGATGGTAAAAAAATAGAAGCTGTTTTGCTACCAATGAAAGAAGAACTTGTAGATGAAAATGGAAAAATCATCAAACATGCAAGATATACTATTTGTGTTTCCTCTCAAGTGGGATGTAAAAGTGGGTGTAGTTTTTGTCTTACTGCTAAAGGTGGTTTGAAAAGAAATTTGACTGCAGGAGAAATAGTAGGACAAATTTTATGGATTAAAAAACACAACAACATACCTTATGAAAGAAGGGTTAATATAGTCTATATGGGTATGGGAGAACCTTTGGATAATCTTAAAAATGTTTCTAAGGCAGTTAAGATTTTAGCCGATAATGATGCCTTAGCGATAAGCCCTAGAAGACAAACTATAAGTACAAGTGGTTTGGCAAAGCAAATTAAAGAGCTTGGAGAAATGAATTTGGGTGTGCTTTTGGCTATTTCGCTCCATGCTGTAAATGATGAGCTTAGAAGTGAATTAATGCCTATTAATAAAGCTTATAATATAGCAAGCATTATGGAAGCGGTGAGAAATTTTCCTATAGATCAGCGTAAAAGAGTGATGTTTGAATATCTTTTAATCGATGGTATAAATGATAAAATAGAACATGCAAAAGAACTAGTCAAACTTTTAAATGGCATAAAAGCTAAAGTGAATTTAATACTTTTTAATCCACACGAAGGAAGTTTATATAAAAGACCAAGTGTTGAAAATGCGGTTAAATTTCAAGATTATTTAAGTGCAAAAGGTGTTACTTGTACGATAAGAGAAAGTAAAGGACTTGATATTTCAGCTGCATGCGGACAGCTTAAAGAAAGGCAGAGTAAACAATGA
- a CDS encoding purine-nucleoside phosphorylase, whose protein sequence is MKNLIVCAGGNEDFKFAQSIGIGLVNSAFSLGKILSQVKVDRVIFIGTCGIYQEGKILDIYESSNAANLEYADLFDSFYTPIANEIRLNVSHETMINSSNYICKDENIAQEFFKKGVHIENMEAYAVLSCAKMQGIEGICYLCATNFCNEFAHEDFLKNHQKAKELLKDFLLDKKLI, encoded by the coding sequence TTGAAAAATCTTATAGTATGTGCAGGAGGAAATGAGGATTTTAAATTTGCACAAAGTATAGGCATAGGTTTGGTTAATTCTGCTTTTTCTTTAGGTAAAATTTTAAGTCAAGTAAAAGTAGATAGAGTGATTTTTATAGGTACATGCGGAATTTACCAAGAAGGAAAAATTTTAGATATTTATGAAAGTTCTAACGCAGCGAATTTAGAATACGCAGATTTATTTGATAGTTTTTATACGCCTATAGCAAATGAGATTAGATTAAATGTTTCACATGAAACTATGATTAATTCTTCAAATTATATTTGTAAAGATGAAAATATCGCCCAAGAATTTTTTAAAAAGGGTGTACATATAGAAAATATGGAAGCATACGCAGTGCTTTCTTGTGCAAAAATGCAAGGGATAGAAGGAATTTGTTATTTATGTGCGACAAATTTTTGTAATGAATTTGCACATGAGGATTTTTTAAAAAACCATCAAAAGGCAAAAGAATTATTAAAAGATTTTTTGTTAGATAAAAAACTTATATAG